The proteins below come from a single Aegilops tauschii subsp. strangulata cultivar AL8/78 chromosome 6, Aet v6.0, whole genome shotgun sequence genomic window:
- the LOC120967091 gene encoding uncharacterized protein — MRNDHHVAETGRSTGHPAVEIKRQLKPSSSLHHRPAKIKTKEFGVIRESRLLAAKAAAARRLERRRLLLERRAADLAFRALAARADIDATHARRLIVAHDISSTNGEIEDAQRKAEEWDRFYESKRMEMEEFRPSSPQPPSTTAAATSQPHDVEAALQELQSCGLHSDDVGIGAAETWKAYLMAKKAKLDETLAAARQFRALLRQQLQKAFVSQVRDQKAAQN; from the exons atgcggaacgaccaccacgtggccgagACAGGGCGgtcgaccggccaccccgcggtcgagataaagcggcaactcaagccgagcAGCAGCCTGCACCACCGCCCCGCAAAAATAAAGACAAAAGAGTTTGGGGTCATAC GAGAGTCCCGCCTCCTTGCCGCCaaggccgccgccgcccgccgcctcgagcggcgccgcctcctcctcgagCGCCGCGCCGCAGACCTCGCCTTCCGCGCCCTTGCCGCCCGTGCTGACATCGACGCCACCCACGCGCGCCGCCTCATCGTCGCCCACGACATCAGCTCGACCAACGGCGAGATCGAGGACGCGCAGCGGAAGGCGGAGGAGTGGGACCGCTTCTACGAGTCCAAGAGGATGGAGATGGAGGAGTTCCGACCGTCGTCTCCACAGCCTCCATCCACCACGGCCGCAGCCACTTCTCAACCCCACGA CGTGGAGGCAGCCCTGCAGGAGCTGCAGAGCTGCGGGTTGCACTCGGACGACGTCGGGATCGGGGCTGCGGAAACCTGGAAGGCCTACCTCATGGCTAAGAAGGCCAAGCTGGATGAGACCCTGGCTGCAGCCCGCCAGTTCAGAGCACTGCTTCGGCAGCAGCTCCAGAAAGCCTTCGTGTCACAGGTTAGGGATCAAAAGGCAGCACAAAACTGA